The Triticum aestivum cultivar Chinese Spring chromosome 7B, IWGSC CS RefSeq v2.1, whole genome shotgun sequence genome window below encodes:
- the LOC123158928 gene encoding late embryogenesis abundant protein 31, with translation MAQAQATRGDPMKAQQEQPEPIQYGHVFAVTGDLAVQAIAPRDAEAMRTAEESVQGVQVPQASGGGFSAAVAMETAAAYNQAVGAVRPGQASEAATKQGITVTQTAVPGGRIVTEFVAGQVVGQYSVADQAMMQQQQQQVEEDASKVTIGEAMEAAALSAGDRPLEEADAAAIRAAETQAQGADTVMPGGLADQAWAAASANAWAERDEDKITVGDVLSDATTKLADDKPAATEDAARVVQAETYSDAGARTKAGGVGAAVTTAARLNQEDDDDA, from the exons ATGGCTCAAGCACAGGCGACGAGAGGTGACCCGATGAAGGCCCAGCAGGAGCAGCCGGAGCCCATCCAGTACGGCCACGTCTTCGCCGTCACGGGCGACCTTGCCGTCCAGGCCATCGCGCCGCGGGACGCGGAGGCCATGCGCACCGCCGAGGAAAGCGTGCAGGGCGTGCAGGTCCCACAGGCCAGCGGCGGCGGcttcagtgcggcggtggccatggagacGGCCGCCGCGTACAACCAGGCCGTCGGCGCCGTGCGCCCGGGCCAGGCCAGCGAGGCGGCAACCAAGCAGGGCATCACCGTCACCCAGACGGCCGTTCCCGGCGGCCGCATCGTCACCGAGTTCGTGGCAGGCCAGGTGGTGGGACAGTACTCCGTGGCCGACCAGGCGatgatgcagcagcagcagcagcaggtggaggaggaCGCGAGCAAGGTGACGATCGGCGAGGCCATGGAGGCAGCGGCCCTGTCCGCGGGCGATCGGCCCCTCGAGGAGGCCGACGCGGCTGCCATCCGCGCcgcggagacacaggcgcagggAGCGGACACGGTCATGCCCGGCGGCCTCGCCGACCAGGCGTGGGCCGCTGCAAGCGCCAACGCCTGGGCCGAGCGCGACGAGGACAAGATCACGGTCGGCGATGTCCTCTCG GACGCGACGACGAAGCTGGCAGACGACAAGCCGGCGGCGACGGAGGACGCGGCCAGGGTGGTGCAGGCGGAAACCTACAGCGACGCCGGGGCGCGCACCAAGGCCGGCGGGGTGGGCGCCGCGGTCACCACGGCGGCGAGGCTTAaccaggaggacgacgacgacgcttGA